A single region of the Candidatus Methylarchaceae archaeon HK02M2 genome encodes:
- a CDS encoding alcohol dehydrogenase catalytic domain-containing protein codes for MRAMMLERLGAIERKPLKSITIDEPIIDKDEILVRIKACGVCRSNLHMIEGDWIGRNVPSTLPLIPGHEIVGITESTGKDVDDFKVGDRVGIQPLYYACGVCEYCLTGRENICLNRKITGQDVDGGYSEYLKIQSKFAYKVPNRINDSEAAPLFCPGITAYRAVKKAILHLVRY; via the coding sequence ATGAGAGCCATGATGCTTGAAAGACTTGGGGCGATTGAGAGAAAGCCTTTAAAATCGATTACCATTGATGAACCTATCATTGATAAAGATGAGATATTAGTGAGAATCAAGGCTTGTGGTGTATGTCGCTCAAATCTACATATGATTGAGGGAGACTGGATAGGCCGTAATGTCCCTTCTACGTTGCCTTTAATACCTGGCCATGAAATTGTAGGCATAACCGAATCCACAGGTAAAGATGTTGATGATTTTAAAGTAGGAGACAGAGTCGGTATTCAGCCTTTATATTATGCTTGTGGTGTTTGTGAATACTGCCTTACTGGAAGGGAAAACATTTGTTTAAATAGAAAGATAACAGGTCAAGACGTCGATGGAGGCTATTCAGAATACCTAAAAATACAAAGTAAGTTTGCCTATAAAGTACCAAATAGAATAAACGATTCAGAGGCAGCTCCCCTTTTTTGTCCTGGTATAACAGCTTACAGAGCCGTAAAAAAAGCAATACTGCACCTGGTAAGATATTAG
- a CDS encoding zinc-binding dehydrogenase has protein sequence MSWYNSLQSRKKSNTAPGKILAIFGIGGVGHVAVQLARLWDAKVIAVSRNEKHLELASNLGAEDTVYPKEAEKYFKKIGYADSSIVFAPSNKAINQALSITKRGGTIVLGVSGKILNFQFFQEKTVQGTVIGTRQDMIDVLEIAANGKMKIFTENYKLEEANEVLKKLKYGEIEGRAVLLP, from the coding sequence TTGTCCTGGTATAACAGCTTACAGAGCCGTAAAAAAAGCAATACTGCACCTGGTAAGATATTAGCAATATTCGGCATCGGAGGTGTTGGACATGTAGCGGTGCAGTTGGCAAGGCTTTGGGATGCTAAAGTGATTGCTGTTAGTAGAAATGAGAAACATCTTGAACTTGCATCAAATCTGGGAGCTGAAGACACAGTTTATCCGAAAGAGGCCGAAAAATATTTCAAGAAAATTGGTTACGCTGATTCTTCCATAGTCTTCGCTCCTTCAAATAAAGCGATAAACCAAGCACTATCCATTACAAAGCGAGGAGGAACAATCGTCCTTGGAGTATCTGGAAAAATATTAAATTTCCAGTTCTTTCAAGAAAAAACCGTCCAAGGTACTGTTATTGGTACTAGGCAAGACATGATTGACGTTCTTGAGATTGCAGCAAATGGAAAGATGAAAATATTTACAGAGAACTATAAACTTGAAGAAGCAAATGAGGTTCTGAAAAAGTTGAAGTATGGCGAAATAGAGGGTCGAGCCGTACTTTTACCATAA
- a CDS encoding class I SAM-dependent methyltransferase: MLEFGLAEQWHKVIEALYSVMLIYEHVNHLISFGRDKDFRKEGIIYALPSADIVLDAGCGPGVMSEVALKSGLNIKDLILLDPIPEYLKLAKRRLEDKRPEAVVGLFEVLPFKRKKIDLVMCGFSLRDAMNMALSIREVSRVLREDGKFIIVDLGKPDDLIKRWVMGIWWRFIVPSMAVIFVREKGLFYSILHTTYRQLPKNSELKNIIGRSFDEVIFKVKMHGGVVLVIAKKTAKSNTTS, from the coding sequence ATGTTAGAGTTCGGTTTAGCAGAACAATGGCACAAAGTAATAGAAGCTCTTTATTCTGTGATGCTGATATACGAGCATGTCAACCATCTAATCTCCTTTGGTCGTGATAAGGATTTTAGAAAAGAAGGGATAATTTACGCTCTACCATCCGCAGACATAGTATTGGATGCGGGTTGCGGTCCAGGAGTTATGAGCGAAGTTGCCTTGAAAAGTGGACTAAACATCAAAGACCTGATACTACTCGACCCTATACCCGAATATCTTAAATTAGCAAAAAGGAGATTGGAGGATAAAAGACCTGAAGCAGTAGTAGGTCTTTTCGAGGTTCTCCCCTTTAAGAGAAAAAAAATTGATTTAGTTATGTGTGGGTTCTCGTTAAGAGATGCAATGAATATGGCACTCTCTATAAGAGAAGTATCAAGAGTATTGAGAGAAGATGGAAAATTCATAATTGTCGATTTAGGAAAACCGGATGATCTGATAAAAAGATGGGTTATGGGCATATGGTGGAGATTTATAGTTCCTTCTATGGCAGTTATCTTTGTCAGAGAGAAAGGTCTATTTTATAGTATACTCCACACAACTTATAGGCAACTCCCTAAAAATAGTGAGCTGAAGAATATCATCGGTAGATCATTTGATGAGGTCATATTTAAAGTCAAGATGCATGGAGGAGTGGTTCTAGTTATAGCCAAGAAGACTGCAAAAAGTAATACAACTAGTTAA
- a CDS encoding MtaA/CmuA family methyltransferase translates to MKELSPKKRVLKALMGGRLDRVPVTCITGCQGAINVEMQKITGIHWPEAHKDPEKMARLAIAGYELGGIECVNIPFDNIVEAEALGCKSRYHEKMHLFPVVIDHPYTKPEDLKMADNILELGRIPIVLQAIRIAREEVGDFLPIVSHVIGPFTLAGELVEIGKFLIWTIKNLDYMKAFLDFSTDFIIKFAKAQYRAGSDIVTVADGALAPEMVTPDILHKFIKPVLIRIANSLGGIRLLYIGGKVESMVPFLVECGYDGVSVDETVNIARIKDIVGDVKILGNISSKKTLTSGSPEEVSAEVKKAIGDGADLIEPSCGIPPDAPTINIKAMVEAVKEFGSRK, encoded by the coding sequence ATGAAGGAGTTAAGTCCCAAGAAGAGAGTACTTAAAGCATTGATGGGAGGAAGACTGGATAGAGTACCAGTTACATGCATAACAGGTTGTCAAGGTGCTATAAACGTGGAGATGCAAAAAATAACAGGTATTCACTGGCCAGAAGCTCATAAAGATCCTGAAAAGATGGCGAGACTTGCAATAGCAGGTTACGAATTGGGTGGGATAGAATGTGTAAACATTCCGTTTGATAACATAGTAGAGGCCGAAGCTCTAGGATGTAAATCAAGATATCATGAAAAAATGCATCTTTTCCCTGTAGTTATAGATCATCCCTATACTAAACCTGAAGATCTGAAGATGGCAGACAACATACTCGAATTAGGTAGAATTCCCATAGTATTACAAGCGATAAGAATTGCTAGAGAGGAAGTTGGTGATTTTCTACCAATAGTGAGCCATGTCATAGGACCGTTTACTCTTGCCGGTGAATTGGTCGAAATAGGGAAATTCTTGATTTGGACTATAAAAAACCTTGATTATATGAAAGCATTTCTTGATTTTTCTACTGATTTCATTATTAAGTTTGCCAAAGCTCAGTACAGAGCTGGCTCTGATATAGTGACGGTAGCTGATGGAGCCCTTGCACCAGAAATGGTAACTCCTGATATATTGCATAAATTCATCAAGCCTGTTTTGATTAGAATAGCCAATAGTTTGGGAGGAATCAGACTTCTTTACATAGGTGGTAAAGTAGAATCCATGGTTCCTTTTTTAGTAGAGTGTGGTTACGATGGAGTCAGTGTTGATGAGACAGTCAATATTGCAAGAATTAAAGATATTGTAGGCGATGTAAAAATATTGGGTAATATAAGCTCTAAAAAGACACTAACATCAGGCTCTCCAGAAGAAGTAAGCGCAGAAGTAAAGAAAGCTATTGGAGATGGTGCTGATTTGATAGAACCTAGTTGTGGAATTCCACCCGACGCACCAACAATCAACATAAAAGCAATGGTTGAAGCGGTCAAAGAATTTGGGAGTAGGAAATAA